The genome window GCCTGCCGCGAGCCTTCATGGCAGTGCTGCTCTCCCTGTTCTTCCAGATGTCGCTGGCCATCACTCTTTACCTCTCCGGAGCCGTTCCCAAGGAAATCTTAAAAGCCCTCCTGTACGCCTGATGACATACCCTAAGAGATATGACGTGATCGTGGTGGGCGGGGGCCATGCCGGGATCGAGGCGTCCCTGGCCGCATCCCGCATGGGGCTCGAGGTCCTGCTCCTCACCCAGAATCTGGACTCCATAGGAGCCATGTCCTGCAACCCGTCCATCGGCGGAGTGGCCAAGGGCCAGCTGGTCCGGGAAGTGGACGCCCTGGGCGGGGAAATGGGAAAGGCCGCGGACCGGACCGGGCTCCACTTCAAGATCCTCAACACAAGCAAGGGCCAAGCAGTCCACTCACCCCGCGCCCAATGCGATAAGAAGCTCTATCAAGCGGCCATGAAGGAGGCGGTGGAGGGCCAGGAGCGCCTCGAGGCACGGCAAGAGGAAGCCGCCGCGCTATGGGCGGAGGGAGGGCGCCTGCGGGGGCTCTTGAGCAAGAGGGGGATCCGCTACGAGACGCGAGCCGTGATCCTCACCACCGGCACGTTCTTGAACGGCCTGGCCCACGTGGGCCTGAGCTCCTTCCCCTCGGGCCGAGCCGGCGAGCCGCCCGCCGAGCGCTTGAGCGCGAGCCTGGCCCAGCTTGGCTTGGAGATCGGGCGGATGAAGACTGGGACTCCGATGCGTCTGCACGCCCGCTCCATCGATTTCGAGAAATGCGAGCTCCAAAAAAGCGACGACCCGCCCCGCCCTTTCTCGCATTTCACCCGAAACATTTCAAACAAGCTCCTCGACTGCCACATAACCTATACCAATGCTGCCACCCATGAAACCATACGGCAAGGGCTCGACCGCTCGCCTCTCTACAGCGGAGTGATCAAATCCATAGGCCCCCGCTACTGCCCCTCGGTCGAGGACAAGGTGGTCAAGTTCCCGCACAAGGAGAGGCACCAGATATTCCTCGAGCCGGAGGGCTATTCCACGCGAGAGATTTACGTCAACGGCCTTTCCACGAGCCTGCCCGAGGACGTCCAGTTGGCCCTGGTTCGCAGCGTCCCGGGCCTTGAGAGAGCGCAGATCACCCGCTACGGCTACGCCATAGAGTACGACTACTGCCCTCCGACCCAGCTCACACCCGCTCTCGAATCCAAGGTCCTCCCCGGCCTTTACCTGGCCGGGCAAATCAATGGAACCACCGGCTACGAGGAGGCCGCCGCCCAAGGCCTCATGGCCGGAATCAACGCCGGGCTTAAAATCATGGGAAGAGAGCCCTTCTGTCTCTCCCGCGACGAGGCCTACATCGGAGTCCTCATCGACGACCTAGTCACCAAGGGAGTCGACGAGCCCTACCGCATGTTCACCTCCCGGGCCGAGTTCCGCTTGAGCCTGAGAGCCGACAACGCGGACCTGCGCCTCCTGGAAAAAGGGCGAAACCTGGGGCTCGTGAGCACGGAGGATTGCTCGCGCTTTCTTCTATATAAGGAAGCCGTGGAAAACGGAATCTCCCGCCCGGACGCCGAATTGGCGCCATGGTCCATGGAAAAAGCCCAGGCCCAGAGGGAAATCCAATACAGCTACGCCGGCTACATCGCCAGGGAGAACGCCCTAGCCGACAAACTGCGCAAGCTCGAGCACGTTCCGATCCCGCAAGACCTAAGCTACGACGAGGTACCGGCGCTGCCCACCGAGTCCAGGCAAAAGCTCGGCAAGGTGCGTCCCCGCACCTTGGGCCAGGCGGGCCGCATCCCCGGGGTAAGCCCGGCCGACGTGCAGATTCTGTGGGTCTTCGCCGAGAAAAAGCGCCGTGAACGCTGCCCAACTTCTTGAGCGGGCGGCCGGGGGCTGGGGGCTCTCCCTTTCCCCCGCCCAGCACGAACTCATCCTGCGCTATCGCGAGGACCTCATCGCCTACAATAAAAATGTCAATCTCACAGCCGACGCGAGCCCGGACACTCTTCTCCTGCGCCACGCGGCCGACGGCTTGGCCGCGGTCCCCATCCTCAAGGAGCTCCTGACAGAGCCCGGATCCAAGCTTCTGGACCTGGGCTCGGGCGGAGGATTTATCGGCATCGCCGTAAAGATAGCCTGGCCGGAACTCTCCGTGACCTTGATGGAGCCGCTCAAGCGCAAATATGACTTCCTAAACCTGGCCGCGGCGCGCTTGGGACTCAAAGGCCTCCAGATCGTCCGCGCAAGCGCGGGCCATGGGGCCGGAGGAAAGTTCCACGCCGTGATCGCGCGCGCCCTGGCGCCGCTTCCCCAAGCCCTGGAGCTGGCCCTTCCCTTGACGCTCCTGGGGGGATATTTCCTGTGCTATCAATCCCGCCCTCCAAGCCCCTTGCCCCGACTGCTGGCGATCCGGACTTACCGACTGCCCTTGGAAGACCGGGACCGCTGCATCGCGGTCTTTCAAAAAGAGCGCTAATTTCATACAAATACCAGGATACCCTCGCTGATCGATGGACATCATTCTTCGCATCCGGATATTGATTTGGCTCTCGATCCTGGGACTTTGGGGCATGATGCTTTACCAATTTCTGGGAGAGGACGAGAGGCAAATTCAACAACAGATGCAGTACGTGGCCAACCCCTACCGCGGCCGCCCGCTCCCCACGCCTGGCTCGATGGAAGAAAGCCAGGCGCCGCAGCCACGCCAGACCTCGCCGCAGCCCTCGTCCCTCGACTTCATCAAGCCCTTGGTTCAAACGCCGCCCAGAGCCCTGACGCCTCGTCCCCGCGCCGGGCGGGTTAGTCCCGCCCGGCGAGAGGCCAGGAACCGCATCCCCGATCAACCGGTCCCTACCGGCTTTGTCAAGACCGCCAGCCCCCATTTCAACGTCTATGCCGAGGCCGCTCCGGCGTCGGAGGATTTCGTCCGCATTCTTGAGAATCTGCATGGGAACCTCATGCTCGACTTGGCCGCCTTCTCACCGTGGGCCAACGACCAGAAGGTCACGATCTTCCTTTTCAATGACCAGGAAACATACCATGACATCACCGGGCGGCCGGCCTGGTCCGGGGGGGCCAGCTCCGTGGGCAGGCGCAAAGTCTACGTTTATGAAAGCGAGGAGCTCCCGGGAATACTGGCGCACGAGCTCTGCCACATCTATTACGACAGCTTCTTCTTGAAGGGCAAGCCGGATCCGCTGTGGCTGAGCGAAGGGATGGCCACCTTGGTCCAGGTGGAGCGCGGCTTGGCCGCGCCCGCCTGGCTGCGGGAAAACATGGCCATTCTCTCACGGGGAGGTGGATTCCCCATCGCCGATTTCATGAGTGTTACGACCACCGCTGGTTCGCCCGACGCGAAGGTTCGCCTCTGGTACGCCCAAGCCTACAGCCTCGTGCGCTTCCTCATCCGTGCTCAGTACCGCTCGAACTTCTATAAATTTTCCTCCTACCTGCGCGAGGGCCGCGACCCCGCGCAATCGCTCTCACGCGCCTACGGCCTGCCCTTCAACAGGCTCAAGGCCCTCGAGTACGCCTGGCGCCACGAGCTCGCCAAGTCCGCGCCCCCCGCCGCGGAATAACCCCTCCTCTTGACAAATCGCCGCGCATCCTTTACACTCTTCTCCCGGTGGGGAAAAGTGGGACAAAAAAATATTAAAGTGGTTCAAAGTGGGAGCTAATGGTCCTACTCATCGGCCGCTACGAGCACTCGCTCGACTCCAAGAACAGGGTGAGCCTTCCGGCGAAATTCCGCGAGGCCCTGTCGCGGGAGAAGGGCCGCTCCTGCTATCTCACCAGCGGCCTCGAGGGCTGCCTCTATCTCTTCCTCCCCTCGCAATGGCAGCGCCTCTTGGAAACCGATTTGCAGTCCTTCACGCTGCCGAACAAGGAAGAGGAGCGCGCCTTCAAGCGGAAGTTCTTCTCCGAGGCGACCGAGGCCGAGCTCGACTCGGCGGGCCGCATCCTGATTCCGCAGTATCTCAAGGCCCACGCGGGGCTCAAGGGCCAGCTGCTGTTGCAGGGAGCGGGCAAGCGCGCCGAAATCTGGGACAGCGGACGCTGGAAGTCCTACCACAGGTCGCGAGTGGAGCCGGCCTTGCGCAAGGTCAGCAAACAGATTGAAATCTAATGGGACGACTGGAGCTCATGGAACCATCGAGAAGCTATAAGCACGAGCCCGTCCTTGTTGCGGAGGCCCTGGAGGGCCTCGTCACCGATCCGGGCGGGCTGTACGTGGACGCCACCTTGGGCTTGGGCGGACACTCCGAGGCGATCCTCCGCCGTTTGGAGCCGCAGGGAAAGCTTCTCGGAGTCGACCTAGATCCCGAAGCGCTTCTCCATGCCGAGGGCCGGCTCAAGGCCATTGCTCCCGGGCAGTTCATGTCCGCTCGAGGCAACTTCCGGAACTTGGGAGACATCCTGCATGCCCAGAAGTTCTTTCCCGTCGCGGGAATCCTAATGGACCTGGGAGTAAGCTCCCTTCATTTCGACAAGCCAGAGAGGGGCTTCAGCTTTTCG of Elusimicrobiota bacterium contains these proteins:
- the mnmG gene encoding tRNA uridine-5-carboxymethylaminomethyl(34) synthesis enzyme MnmG, encoding MTYPKRYDVIVVGGGHAGIEASLAASRMGLEVLLLTQNLDSIGAMSCNPSIGGVAKGQLVREVDALGGEMGKAADRTGLHFKILNTSKGQAVHSPRAQCDKKLYQAAMKEAVEGQERLEARQEEAAALWAEGGRLRGLLSKRGIRYETRAVILTTGTFLNGLAHVGLSSFPSGRAGEPPAERLSASLAQLGLEIGRMKTGTPMRLHARSIDFEKCELQKSDDPPRPFSHFTRNISNKLLDCHITYTNAATHETIRQGLDRSPLYSGVIKSIGPRYCPSVEDKVVKFPHKERHQIFLEPEGYSTREIYVNGLSTSLPEDVQLALVRSVPGLERAQITRYGYAIEYDYCPPTQLTPALESKVLPGLYLAGQINGTTGYEEAAAQGLMAGINAGLKIMGREPFCLSRDEAYIGVLIDDLVTKGVDEPYRMFTSRAEFRLSLRADNADLRLLEKGRNLGLVSTEDCSRFLLYKEAVENGISRPDAELAPWSMEKAQAQREIQYSYAGYIARENALADKLRKLEHVPIPQDLSYDEVPALPTESRQKLGKVRPRTLGQAGRIPGVSPADVQILWVFAEKKRRERCPTS
- the rsmG gene encoding 16S rRNA (guanine(527)-N(7))-methyltransferase RsmG, whose amino-acid sequence is MNAAQLLERAAGGWGLSLSPAQHELILRYREDLIAYNKNVNLTADASPDTLLLRHAADGLAAVPILKELLTEPGSKLLDLGSGGGFIGIAVKIAWPELSVTLMEPLKRKYDFLNLAAARLGLKGLQIVRASAGHGAGGKFHAVIARALAPLPQALELALPLTLLGGYFLCYQSRPPSPLPRLLAIRTYRLPLEDRDRCIAVFQKER
- the mraZ gene encoding division/cell wall cluster transcriptional repressor MraZ; amino-acid sequence: MVLLIGRYEHSLDSKNRVSLPAKFREALSREKGRSCYLTSGLEGCLYLFLPSQWQRLLETDLQSFTLPNKEEERAFKRKFFSEATEAELDSAGRILIPQYLKAHAGLKGQLLLQGAGKRAEIWDSGRWKSYHRSRVEPALRKVSKQIEI